One Malus sylvestris chromosome 14, drMalSylv7.2, whole genome shotgun sequence DNA segment encodes these proteins:
- the LOC126599409 gene encoding ATP-dependent Clp protease adapter protein CLPS1, chloroplastic-like gives MAAICGRVPLSPNHGFNLNKSGDKHYFHRQSPNRSILMTASSTRLGTGGGVLDKPTIEKTTPGRDSEFDVRKSRKMSPPYRVMLHNDNYNKREYVVQVLMKVIPGMTVDIAVNVMQEAHHNGLAVVIVCAQVDAEDHCMQLRGNGLLSSVEPASDGC, from the exons ATGGCTGCCATCTGCGGTCGAGTCCCTCTTTCGCCAAACCATGGATTCAATCTCAACAAATCAG GTGATAAACATTATTTCCACAGACAAAGTCCAAATCGGAGCATCTTGATGACAGCATCGAGCACCAGGCTTGGCACAGGTGGTGGGGTGTTGGACAAGCCAACCATAGAGAAAACAACTCCTGGTCGTGACTCTGAATTTGACGTAAG GAAATCAAGGAAAATGTCTCCGCCATACCGAGTGATGCTGCACAATGACAACTATAACAAGAGGGAGTACGTTGTCCAAGTTCTGATGAAAGTCATCCCAGGAATGACAGTCGACATTGCGGTGAACGTGATGCAGGAGGCGCATCACAACGGCCTGGCTGTCGTAATTGTGTGTGCTCAGGTGGATGCAGAAGATCACTGCATGCAGCTCAGAGGCAACGGGCTTTTAAGCTCCGTTGAGCCCGCCAGTGATGGATGTTGA
- the LOC126599183 gene encoding putative pentatricopeptide repeat-containing protein At1g53330, whose amino-acid sequence MFDRMEQVLHQMNQETRFYPPEIIFCNVISFYGRARLPDRALQVFDEIPAFRCQRTAKSLNSLLDALFKLKEAFKLKYDMVVIHGVVPNLYVLKEEMATKKIKPDSAVNSTLISGLYNAGRKEEVSGLLDEMRLYGCKPDTVTFNALIHGLCKEKNFEAAYRVLDEMAEKGCEPDVISYNTIIGGLCKEGKWREANDLLEDLPRRRCTPDFVSYRTMYVRWTLRLETVQRSSPCFGRDGLQGLRAPACKYTETCRGVV is encoded by the exons ATGTTCGACCGGATGGAGCAAGTCCTCCACCAAATGAATCAAGAAACCCGTTTCTACCCGCCGGAGATAATCTTCTGCAATGTCATTTCGTTCTACGGTCGGGCTCGCCTTCCCGACCGCGCTCTCCAAGTGTTCGATGAAATTCCTGCTTTCCGTTGCCAAAGGACCGCGAAATCGTTGAATTCACTGCTGGATGCGCTTTTCAA GTTGAAAGAAGCATTTAAGTTGAAATATGATATGGTGGTGATTCATGGCGTTGTGCCTAATCTATACGT GCTGAAAGAGGAGATGGCAACGAAGAAAATCAAACCCGATTCAGCTGTTAATTCAACTTTAATCAGCGGGCTTTACAATGCTGGCCGGAAAGAAGAGGTTTCCGGGCTTTTGGACGAAATGAGATTGTACGGGTGCAAACCAGATACTGTGACTTTTAATGCATTGATTCACGGGCTGTGTAAAGAGAAGAATTTTGAAGCAGCATACAGAGTTTTGGATGAGATGGCGGAGAAAGGGTGTGAGCCAGATGTTATTAGTTACAATACAATTATCGGTGGACTATGCAAGGAAGGGAAATGGAGGGAAGCTAATGATTTGCTCGAAGATTTACCAAGACGCAGGTGTACTCCCGACTTTGTTTCATATCGAACAATGTATGTTCGATGGACTTTGCGATTGGAGACAGTTCAAAGAAGCAGCCCTTGTTTTGGACGAGACGGTCTTCAAGGGCTTCGCGCCCCGGCTTGCAAGTACACAGAAACTTGTAGAGGTGTTGTGTGA